In a genomic window of Comamonadaceae bacterium OTU4NAUVB1:
- a CDS encoding DNA-binding protein, producing the protein MTSDPARVESGRMGRVAYARIAPNEDLVQGVEKLCLAHGFRNAFVRGALGSLVDACLGTLDGGCRHVRGPAVEIVSLAGEVRSQADGSVVAALSGVVADTAGQVHGGPFVAGANPICMTFEVTLEEWLPDAAH; encoded by the coding sequence ATGACGAGTGATCCCGCCCGCGTGGAGAGCGGCCGCATGGGCCGCGTGGCCTATGCCCGCATCGCGCCCAACGAGGACCTGGTGCAGGGTGTCGAGAAGCTCTGCCTGGCGCACGGCTTCCGCAACGCCTTCGTGCGCGGGGCGCTCGGCAGCCTGGTCGATGCCTGCCTCGGCACGCTCGACGGCGGCTGCCGCCACGTCCGCGGCCCGGCTGTGGAGATCGTGAGCCTGGCCGGCGAGGTGCGCTCGCAGGCCGACGGCTCGGTCGTCGCGGCGCTGTCGGGCGTGGTCGCCGACACCGCCGGCCAGGTCCACGGCGGCCCCTTCGTCGCCGGCGCCAACCCCATCTGCATGACCTTCGAGGTGACCCTCGAGGAGTGGCTGCCCGACGCGGCGCACTGA
- a CDS encoding tripartite tricarboxylate transporter substrate binding protein codes for MRIAHRATRRHFVLGGLAAAASLSTTRAFASGYPDRPVTFVCPWPAGGTADVTMRALCLAASRELGQPVVVDNRTGASGMIGLKALASARPDGYTIGQIPISVTRFSQLGTVALDPLKDLSYIARVSGQTFGIAVRAEAPWKTLKDLVADARANSGRITYGSAGLGGATHVGMEEFALAAGVKFNAIPYKGGAEALQGLMGGHVDVLADSSSWAPHVKSGKLRLLATWGEQRTAEFKDVPTLRESGYDVVVDAPNGIGGPKGLPADVTARLRAAFKAAAASPEFTAACARIDAPLLYLDAPDYEKYVAASYAREKTLIDRLGLRELISKN; via the coding sequence ATGCGCATCGCCCACCGTGCCACCCGCCGCCATTTCGTCCTGGGCGGTCTCGCCGCCGCCGCGTCGCTTTCCACGACCCGCGCTTTCGCCTCGGGCTATCCGGATCGTCCGGTCACCTTCGTCTGCCCCTGGCCGGCCGGCGGCACGGCCGACGTCACGATGCGTGCCCTGTGCTTGGCCGCGAGCCGCGAGCTGGGCCAGCCGGTGGTGGTCGACAACAGGACCGGGGCTTCCGGGATGATCGGCCTGAAGGCTCTGGCCTCGGCCCGCCCCGACGGCTACACCATCGGTCAGATCCCGATCTCGGTGACGCGCTTCTCGCAGCTGGGCACCGTCGCGCTCGACCCGCTCAAGGATTTGTCGTACATCGCCCGCGTCTCGGGCCAGACCTTCGGCATCGCGGTGCGCGCCGAGGCGCCCTGGAAGACGCTCAAGGATCTGGTGGCCGACGCACGCGCCAATTCCGGTCGCATCACCTACGGCTCGGCCGGCCTGGGCGGCGCCACGCACGTGGGCATGGAGGAGTTCGCGCTCGCCGCCGGCGTGAAGTTCAACGCCATCCCCTACAAGGGCGGTGCCGAGGCGCTGCAGGGTCTGATGGGCGGCCACGTCGACGTGCTGGCCGATTCGAGCTCGTGGGCGCCGCACGTCAAGTCCGGCAAGCTGCGGCTGCTGGCGACCTGGGGCGAGCAGCGCACGGCCGAGTTCAAGGACGTGCCCACGCTCAGGGAGTCCGGCTACGACGTGGTGGTCGACGCGCCCAACGGCATCGGCGGCCCGAAGGGCTTGCCGGCGGACGTGACGGCGCGGCTGCGCGCCGCCTTCAAAGCCGCCGCCGCAAGCCCCGAATTCACCGCCGCCTGCGCCCGCATCGACGCGCCGCTGCTCTACCTGGACGCACCCGACTACGAGAAGTACGTCGCCGCGAGCTATGCCAGGGAGAAGACGCTGATCGACAGGCTCGGCCTGCGCGAACTCATCAGCAAGAATTGA
- a CDS encoding LysR family transcriptional regulator, translating to MEMRHLRCFIAVAEELHFGRAAARLRLSQPPVSLAIKELETELGLRLFERTSRHIALTPGGEQALRDARAVLARTESLRAHARDAASGQAGTLAIGFISLAACSFLPGALRQFTLDFPGVRVALHESTSDQILRDLETGTLDVGCVFASPELPAMLAWRTTCLDPLVVALPAAHPCARGASVALEDLAGEQFLCFERRFGPTMFDTVVSTCMRHGFSPRIFLARQMPTIVSLVAGGIGVALVPSCVQVLGREGVAYRPLRGGGPRAEIETGAAWRADDDAPTVRAFVDLLPRA from the coding sequence ATGGAGATGCGTCACCTGCGCTGTTTCATCGCCGTGGCCGAGGAGCTGCACTTCGGCCGCGCCGCCGCGCGCCTGCGGCTGTCGCAACCGCCGGTCAGCCTGGCCATCAAGGAACTGGAGACGGAGCTGGGGCTGCGGCTGTTCGAGCGCACCTCGCGCCACATCGCGCTGACGCCGGGCGGCGAGCAGGCGCTGCGCGACGCGCGCGCGGTGCTCGCGCGCACCGAGTCGCTGCGCGCGCACGCGCGCGACGCGGCCTCGGGCCAGGCCGGCACGCTGGCGATCGGCTTCATCAGCCTGGCGGCGTGCTCGTTCCTGCCGGGCGCGCTGCGGCAGTTCACGCTGGATTTCCCGGGCGTGCGGGTGGCGCTGCACGAGTCGACCAGCGACCAGATCCTGCGCGACCTGGAGACTGGCACGCTGGACGTCGGCTGCGTCTTCGCGTCGCCCGAGCTGCCGGCGATGCTGGCCTGGCGCACCACGTGCCTGGACCCGCTGGTCGTGGCGCTGCCGGCGGCGCACCCGTGCGCGCGGGGCGCGAGCGTGGCGCTGGAGGATCTGGCCGGCGAGCAGTTCCTGTGCTTCGAGCGGCGCTTCGGCCCGACCATGTTCGACACCGTGGTCAGCACCTGCATGCGCCACGGCTTCAGTCCGCGCATCTTCCTGGCGCGCCAGATGCCCACCATCGTGAGCCTGGTGGCCGGGGGCATCGGCGTGGCGCTGGTGCCCTCGTGCGTGCAGGTGCTCGGGCGCGAGGGCGTGGCCTACCGGCCGCTGCGCGGCGGCGGCCCGCGCGCCGAGATCGAGACCGGCGCGGCCTGGCGCGCCGACGACGACGCGC
- the hpaI gene encoding 4-hydroxy-2-oxoheptanedioate aldolase: MNNPFKQALAAGAPQVGLWLSMAHPYSAEACATAGFQWLLIDGEHAPNDVRSTLAQLQAVAPYPGQPVVRAVTGDTALVKQLLDIGVQNLLVPMVDTPEQARALVAATRYPPQGVRGVGAAAARASRWGARRDYLGAANDEVCLLVQAETTTALDHLQAICEVDGVDGVFIGPADLAASMGHRGAPGHPEVQAAIEWAIRTIVASGKAAGTLTGDPALARRYLELGATFVAVGIELVLMVQAARRLAGEFGLGTERAVSAVASTAY, encoded by the coding sequence ATGAACAACCCCTTCAAGCAGGCGCTCGCCGCCGGTGCCCCGCAGGTCGGCCTCTGGCTGTCGATGGCGCATCCCTACAGCGCCGAAGCCTGCGCCACGGCCGGCTTCCAGTGGCTGCTGATCGACGGCGAGCACGCGCCCAACGACGTGCGCAGCACCCTGGCGCAGCTGCAGGCCGTGGCGCCCTACCCGGGACAGCCGGTGGTGCGCGCCGTCACCGGCGACACGGCGCTGGTCAAGCAGCTGCTCGACATCGGCGTGCAGAACCTGCTGGTGCCGATGGTCGACACGCCCGAGCAGGCGCGTGCCCTGGTCGCGGCCACGCGCTACCCGCCGCAGGGCGTGCGCGGCGTGGGCGCGGCGGCCGCGCGGGCATCGCGCTGGGGTGCGCGACGCGATTACCTGGGCGCGGCCAACGACGAGGTCTGCCTGCTGGTGCAGGCCGAGACCACCACCGCGCTCGACCACCTGCAGGCGATCTGCGAGGTCGACGGCGTGGACGGCGTCTTCATCGGCCCGGCCGACCTGGCCGCGTCGATGGGGCATCGCGGCGCGCCCGGTCATCCGGAGGTGCAGGCGGCCATCGAATGGGCCATCCGCACCATCGTCGCCAGCGGCAAGGCCGCCGGCACGCTCACCGGCGATCCGGCGCTGGCGCGCCGCTACCTCGAGCTGGGCGCGACCTTCGTCGCCGTGGGCATCGAACTGGTGCTGATGGTGCAGGCCGCGCGCCGGCTGGCGGGCGAGTTCGGCCTGGGCACCGAGCGCGCGGTGAGCGCCGTGGCCTCGACGGCCTACTGA
- a CDS encoding DUF296 domain-containing protein produces MQAPAAIRHAGTPPRPRILVHPGPFDPVRIRSRSSAHGRHLRLLLTPGATLLEALVEPLTRRGIASASTTILGGDFERLDYCVASPDPSRSAVIAYTRPMAAGPAWMVFGNATIGKGLDGLPLVHCHAAIRTREGVVRGGHVVPTTSRIGARPIAVLVTSLDEFELRVAFDPETNIALMQPGTASTEAAHDE; encoded by the coding sequence ATGCAAGCCCCTGCCGCGATCCGGCACGCCGGCACCCCGCCGCGCCCCCGCATCCTCGTCCACCCCGGTCCCTTCGATCCCGTGCGCATCCGCAGCCGCAGCAGCGCCCACGGGCGTCACCTGCGCCTGCTGCTGACGCCCGGGGCCACGCTGCTGGAGGCCCTGGTCGAACCGCTGACGCGCCGTGGCATCGCCAGCGCGTCGACCACGATCCTCGGGGGCGACTTCGAGCGGCTCGACTACTGCGTCGCGTCGCCCGACCCGTCGCGCTCGGCGGTGATCGCCTACACCCGGCCGATGGCCGCCGGTCCGGCGTGGATGGTGTTCGGCAACGCCACGATCGGCAAGGGCCTCGACGGCCTGCCGCTGGTGCACTGCCACGCGGCGATCCGCACCCGGGAGGGCGTGGTGCGCGGCGGCCACGTCGTGCCGACGACCAGCCGCATCGGCGCGCGGCCCATCGCGGTGCTGGTCACCTCGCTCGACGAGTTCGAGCTGCGCGTGGCCTTCGACCCCGAGACCAACATCGCGCTGATGCAGCCCGGCACCGCGTCCACGGAGGCGGCCCATGACGAGTGA
- a CDS encoding substrate-binding domain-containing protein produces the protein MRRILAPLLIALGALAAPARADDIKVLTAGAFKPIVVAAVPAFEARTGHRVEVQNDTAGALSRRIAAGERFDVLMLTPALLQPLGASGRVAADSIVPLAKVSIGVAVKAGAPLPSVATVEAFRQALLDARRVAYIDPASGGSSGIYLDGLFQRLGVAEAVRAKAVLVPGGLVAERLVTGEADLAIHQISEILPVAGATLVGPLPDSIQNDTTYAGAVAADSAHADAARAFLAAMTAPEAAATLRAKGMRPAR, from the coding sequence ATGCGCCGCATCCTCGCCCCCCTCCTGATCGCCCTGGGCGCCCTCGCCGCCCCGGCCCGCGCCGACGACATCAAGGTGCTGACCGCCGGCGCCTTCAAGCCGATCGTGGTGGCCGCGGTGCCGGCCTTCGAGGCCCGCACCGGGCACCGCGTCGAGGTGCAGAACGACACCGCCGGGGCGCTGTCCAGACGCATCGCCGCCGGCGAGCGCTTCGACGTGCTGATGCTCACGCCGGCGCTGCTGCAGCCGCTGGGCGCGAGCGGCCGCGTGGCGGCCGACAGCATCGTCCCGCTGGCGAAGGTGAGCATCGGCGTGGCGGTGAAAGCCGGCGCGCCGCTGCCCTCGGTCGCCACGGTCGAGGCGTTCCGGCAGGCACTGCTCGACGCGCGCCGCGTCGCCTACATCGACCCGGCCTCGGGCGGCTCCAGCGGCATCTACCTCGACGGCCTGTTCCAGCGCCTGGGCGTCGCCGAGGCCGTCCGCGCCAAGGCGGTGCTGGTGCCCGGCGGCCTGGTCGCCGAGCGTCTGGTCACGGGCGAGGCCGACCTGGCGATCCACCAGATCAGCGAGATCCTGCCGGTGGCCGGCGCGACGCTCGTCGGCCCGCTGCCCGATTCGATCCAGAACGACACGACCTACGCCGGCGCCGTCGCGGCCGACAGCGCGCACGCCGACGCGGCGCGCGCCTTCCTCGCCGCGATGACCGCGCCCGAAGCCGCCGCGACGCTGCGCGCCAAGGGCATGCGGCCGGCGCGCTGA
- a CDS encoding SDR family oxidoreductase, giving the protein MASNDISSAPVAVITGGARGIGLAVGEWFLAQGHRVALLDIDAATLEATGARLAQPDRVLAVPCDVSDPERVQAAIDRVAETFGRIDALVNNAGVAVFKPIGDTSFAEWRQVLSVNLDGAFLCSQACVPHMLRGGRGGAIVNIASISGLRASTLRVAYGTSKAALIQLTKQQAVELGTVGIRANVIAPGPVETEMAKLVHSVAIRSDYHDVIPLERYGTVQEIASAVGFLCSPAASYVNGQVLAVDGGFEAAGVGLPTLRKTARG; this is encoded by the coding sequence ATGGCATCGAACGACATCTCCTCCGCGCCCGTCGCGGTGATCACCGGCGGCGCGCGCGGCATCGGCCTGGCCGTGGGCGAATGGTTCCTCGCCCAGGGCCATCGCGTGGCCCTGCTCGACATCGACGCCGCGACGCTGGAGGCCACGGGCGCGCGACTGGCCCAGCCCGACCGGGTGCTCGCCGTGCCCTGCGACGTGTCGGACCCCGAGCGGGTGCAGGCCGCCATCGACCGCGTGGCCGAGACCTTCGGCCGCATCGACGCGCTGGTCAACAACGCCGGCGTGGCGGTGTTCAAGCCGATCGGCGACACCTCCTTCGCCGAATGGCGCCAGGTGCTGTCGGTCAACCTCGACGGCGCCTTCCTGTGCAGCCAGGCCTGCGTGCCGCACATGCTGCGCGGCGGCCGCGGCGGCGCCATCGTCAACATCGCCTCCATCTCCGGCCTGCGCGCCAGCACGCTGCGGGTGGCCTACGGCACCAGCAAGGCGGCGCTGATCCAGCTCACCAAGCAGCAGGCGGTGGAACTGGGCACCGTGGGCATCCGCGCCAACGTCATCGCGCCCGGGCCGGTGGAGACCGAAATGGCCAAGCTGGTCCACAGCGTGGCGATCCGCTCCGACTACCACGACGTGATCCCGCTGGAGCGCTACGGCACCGTGCAGGAGATCGCCTCGGCGGTGGGCTTCCTGTGCAGTCCGGCCGCCAGCTACGTCAACGGCCAGGTGCTGGCCGTCGACGGTGGCTTCGAGGCGGCCGGCGTCGGCCTGCCCACGCTGCGCAAGACCGCGCGCGGCTGA
- a CDS encoding NAD-dependent succinate-semialdehyde dehydrogenase gives MTLNLRRGELLRDANFIGGRWRDGPDAAGTTARLDVTDPATGELVGRVPDSGTEAAHDAVEAAHAAFALWRKVPAKQRAQVIKRWNDLVLAHQDDLGMLISLEQGKPLAEGRGEVAYAASYIEWFAEEATRANGDVVPAPVPGRRMFALREPVGVVAAITPWNFPAAMIARKIAPALAAGCTVVCKPAEDTPLTSLALVFLAEEAGVPPGVLNIVTASRERTPEVVDAWLDDPRVRKITFTGSTPVGKHLARRSADTLKKLSLELGGNAPFIVFEDADLDAAVEGLMAAKFRNGGQTCVCPNRVFVHAAVHDAFADRLVARVGALRVGPASDPASQIGPMINERAIEKIERHVKDAVARGARVLVGGERLAALGPRYFAPTVLADADATMACACEETFGPVVPLTRFETEAEVVAAANDTPFGLAAYFYSNDVKRVWRVADALEAGIVGINEGALAAEAAPFGGVKESGYGREGSVHGLDDYLHTKYVCQGGLD, from the coding sequence CTGACCCTGAACCTGCGACGCGGCGAACTGCTGCGCGATGCCAACTTCATCGGCGGCCGCTGGCGCGATGGCCCGGACGCCGCTGGCACGACCGCGCGCCTGGACGTCACCGACCCCGCCACCGGGGAGCTCGTCGGCCGCGTGCCCGACAGCGGCACCGAGGCCGCGCACGATGCCGTCGAGGCCGCCCACGCCGCATTCGCCCTCTGGCGCAAGGTGCCCGCCAAGCAGCGCGCCCAGGTCATCAAGCGCTGGAACGACCTCGTGCTCGCGCACCAGGACGATCTGGGCATGCTGATCTCGCTGGAGCAGGGCAAGCCGCTGGCCGAGGGGAGAGGCGAGGTCGCGTACGCCGCGAGCTACATCGAGTGGTTCGCCGAGGAGGCCACGCGCGCCAACGGCGACGTCGTTCCCGCGCCAGTGCCGGGGCGGCGCATGTTCGCGCTCCGGGAGCCCGTGGGCGTGGTCGCGGCGATCACCCCGTGGAATTTCCCGGCGGCCATGATCGCGCGCAAGATCGCGCCGGCCCTGGCCGCAGGCTGCACGGTGGTGTGCAAGCCAGCCGAGGACACGCCGCTGACTTCCCTGGCGCTGGTGTTCCTTGCCGAGGAGGCGGGGGTTCCGCCGGGCGTGCTCAACATCGTGACGGCCTCGCGCGAGCGCACGCCGGAGGTGGTGGACGCCTGGCTGGACGACCCGCGCGTGCGCAAGATCACCTTCACCGGCTCCACGCCGGTGGGCAAGCACCTGGCGCGGCGCTCGGCCGACACGCTCAAGAAACTCTCTCTGGAGCTCGGAGGCAATGCGCCCTTCATCGTCTTCGAGGACGCCGACCTCGACGCCGCCGTCGAGGGCCTGATGGCGGCCAAGTTCAGGAACGGCGGCCAGACCTGCGTCTGCCCGAACCGGGTGTTCGTGCACGCTGCCGTCCACGACGCCTTCGCCGACCGGCTGGTGGCGCGCGTGGGCGCGCTGAGGGTCGGCCCGGCGAGCGATCCGGCCTCGCAGATCGGACCGATGATCAACGAGCGCGCCATCGAGAAGATCGAGCGTCACGTGAAGGATGCCGTCGCGCGCGGCGCCCGGGTGCTGGTGGGTGGCGAGCGGCTGGCCGCGCTCGGGCCGCGCTATTTCGCGCCCACGGTGCTCGCCGATGCGGACGCGACCATGGCCTGCGCCTGCGAGGAGACCTTCGGCCCGGTGGTGCCGCTCACGCGCTTCGAGACCGAGGCGGAGGTCGTCGCCGCGGCCAACGACACGCCCTTCGGACTGGCGGCGTATTTCTATTCGAACGACGTGAAGCGCGTCTGGCGCGTGGCCGATGCGCTGGAGGCCGGCATCGTGGGCATCAACGAGGGCGCGCTGGCGGCCGAGGCGGCACCCTTCGGTGGCGTCAAGGAATCGGGCTACGGCCGCGAGGGCTCGGTCCACGGGCTCGACGACTACCTGCACACCAAGTACGTCTGCCAGGGCGGGCTGGACTGA
- a CDS encoding LysR substrate-binding domain-containing protein: MTDIDRVLRSNLKLRHLQLLVAIDRFRHLGRASEFLSVTQPAVSKTLAEIERMFDQTLFTRSTRGTEPTAVGSAVVRFARSVLAEYGRTRDEIAAVSGGAAGRTLVGAMVVAVPTLLVEAVTLLKQRSAQTTVMVEEGDLTRLLPRLRVGELDLFVGRLEPGYASPDLETEALYAEPMCIVAHPDHPLARTSRLGWRQLAEVPWVVPPPWASSRIKLEQMFYKHRLAPPSDIVETASFLVTLSFVRERPAIAFLARGVALHAQKEGLLKVLKLAVPIELPPVGMITLRGRDRTPATRGLMDCLRACAQRRIGSPDLS; this comes from the coding sequence ATGACCGACATCGATCGCGTGCTGCGCTCCAACCTCAAGTTGCGCCACCTGCAGCTGCTGGTGGCCATCGACCGGTTCCGCCATCTCGGACGGGCCTCGGAGTTCCTGTCGGTGACGCAGCCGGCCGTCTCCAAAACCTTGGCCGAGATCGAGCGCATGTTCGACCAGACCCTGTTCACGCGCTCCACCCGGGGCACCGAGCCCACCGCCGTCGGCTCGGCCGTAGTGCGCTTCGCGCGTTCGGTGCTGGCCGAGTACGGGCGCACGCGTGACGAGATCGCAGCGGTTTCCGGCGGTGCGGCCGGCCGCACCCTGGTCGGCGCGATGGTGGTGGCCGTGCCCACGCTGCTGGTGGAGGCCGTGACCCTGCTCAAGCAGCGCTCGGCGCAGACCACCGTGATGGTCGAGGAAGGCGACCTCACGCGCCTGCTGCCGCGCCTGCGGGTGGGCGAACTCGACCTGTTCGTCGGCCGGCTGGAGCCCGGCTATGCCTCCCCCGACCTGGAGACCGAGGCGCTCTACGCGGAGCCGATGTGCATCGTCGCGCACCCGGACCACCCGCTCGCCCGCACCTCCCGCCTCGGCTGGCGGCAGCTCGCGGAAGTGCCGTGGGTCGTGCCGCCACCCTGGGCCTCCTCGCGCATCAAGCTCGAGCAGATGTTCTACAAGCACCGGCTCGCGCCGCCGTCCGACATCGTGGAGACGGCGTCCTTCCTGGTGACCCTGAGCTTCGTGCGCGAGCGCCCGGCCATCGCCTTCCTGGCGCGCGGGGTGGCGCTGCACGCGCAGAAGGAAGGGTTGCTGAAGGTGCTGAAGCTGGCGGTTCCGATCGAATTGCCGCCGGTGGGCATGATCACGCTGCGCGGGCGCGATCGCACGCCAGCCACGCGAGGGTTGATGGACTGCCTTCGCGCCTGCGCGCAACGCCGCATCGGCTCGCCCGACTTGTCATGA
- a CDS encoding altronate dehydratase family protein, translating to MTTETDTATVPDHVLATTVTADAAPAARSAASPLIRLHANDDVLIARAPIALGQVLPELGLRMRAQVPAGHKIAARRIAAGEPVRKYDTVIGAAMRDIEAGEHVHTHNLVLIDFDRDPGFCEDVRPVDYVSEAERATFMGIVRPDGRVATRNFIGLITSVNCSATAIHHIAAHFTPERLAAFPNVDGVVAFAQTSGCGMSSPSEHFDVLRRTIAGYARHPNLGGVLIVGLGCERNQVADLVASQGLALGPHVQTFVMQDTGGTRATIAAGIAAIEAMLPSVDDVTRQPVSAAHLKVGLECGGSDGFSGITANPALGAAMDILVRHGGTAILSETPEIHGVEFMLTRRAVTPEVGQKLLDRLAWWEDYTRGHNGQFNGVVGPGNQAGGLANIFEKSLGSAMKGGTTPLQAVYEYAEPIDAAGFVFMDSPGYDPVAVTGQIASGANLICFTTGRGSMFGSKPAPTVKLASNTAMFTRLEEDMDINCGAVLDGEVDVQQMGERIFRHILRAASGEKTKSESLGLGNHEFVPWHLGIVS from the coding sequence ATGACCACCGAAACCGACACCGCCACCGTCCCGGACCACGTCCTCGCCACGACGGTCACTGCCGATGCCGCGCCGGCCGCGCGGTCCGCCGCGTCGCCCTTGATCCGGCTGCATGCCAACGACGACGTGCTGATCGCGCGCGCGCCCATCGCGCTGGGCCAGGTGCTGCCCGAGCTCGGCCTGCGCATGCGCGCGCAGGTGCCCGCCGGCCACAAGATCGCCGCGCGCCGCATCGCCGCGGGCGAGCCGGTGCGCAAGTACGACACCGTCATCGGCGCGGCGATGCGCGACATCGAGGCCGGCGAACACGTGCACACGCACAACCTGGTGCTGATCGACTTCGACCGCGACCCGGGCTTCTGCGAGGACGTGCGTCCCGTGGATTACGTGAGCGAGGCCGAGCGCGCCACCTTCATGGGCATCGTGCGGCCCGACGGCCGCGTGGCCACGCGCAACTTCATCGGCCTGATCACCTCGGTCAACTGCTCGGCCACGGCCATCCACCACATCGCCGCGCACTTCACGCCCGAACGCCTCGCGGCCTTTCCGAACGTCGACGGCGTGGTGGCCTTCGCGCAGACCAGCGGCTGCGGCATGTCCTCGCCCAGCGAGCATTTCGACGTGCTGCGCCGGACCATCGCCGGCTACGCGCGCCATCCCAACCTGGGCGGCGTGCTGATCGTCGGGCTGGGCTGCGAGCGCAACCAGGTCGCCGACCTCGTCGCCTCGCAGGGCCTCGCGCTCGGCCCGCACGTCCAGACCTTCGTGATGCAGGACACCGGCGGCACGCGCGCGACCATCGCCGCGGGCATCGCCGCCATCGAGGCGATGCTGCCGTCGGTCGACGACGTGACGCGCCAGCCGGTGAGCGCGGCGCACCTGAAGGTCGGGCTGGAGTGCGGCGGCTCCGACGGCTTCTCCGGCATCACCGCGAATCCGGCGCTGGGTGCGGCCATGGACATCCTGGTGCGCCACGGCGGCACGGCCATCCTGTCGGAGACGCCGGAGATCCACGGCGTCGAGTTCATGCTCACGCGCCGCGCCGTCACTCCCGAGGTCGGCCAGAAGCTGCTCGACCGCCTGGCCTGGTGGGAGGACTACACGCGCGGCCACAACGGGCAGTTCAACGGCGTGGTCGGACCCGGCAACCAGGCCGGCGGGCTGGCCAACATCTTCGAGAAGTCGCTCGGCTCGGCGATGAAGGGCGGCACCACGCCATTGCAGGCGGTCTACGAGTACGCCGAGCCGATCGACGCCGCCGGCTTCGTGTTCATGGACTCGCCCGGCTACGACCCGGTGGCGGTCACCGGCCAGATCGCCAGCGGCGCCAACCTGATCTGCTTTACGACCGGACGCGGCTCGATGTTCGGCAGCAAGCCCGCGCCGACGGTCAAGCTCGCGAGCAACACGGCCATGTTCACGCGCCTGGAGGAGGACATGGACATCAACTGCGGCGCCGTGCTGGACGGCGAGGTCGACGTGCAGCAGATGGGCGAACGCATCTTCCGCCACATCCTGCGCGCGGCATCGGGCGAGAAGACCAAGAGCGAGTCGCTCGGCCTGGGCAACCACGAGTTCGTACCGTGGCACCTGGGCATCGTGAGCTGA